The genomic interval GCGCCCTGCCCAGCAGGCGCACCTCCCCGCGTCCGGGCGCGGCCAGGCCCAGCATCAGGCGCAGCAGGGTGGACTTGCCCCCGCCGTTGGGCCCGATGATGGACACGAAATCGCCGGCGTGCACCTTGCAGCTCACCCCGGCGAGGACCCGCGTCCGGCCGTAGTTGAAATCCACGTCGCGCAGGGTCACGACCGGTTCGCCGCTCATGGCGAGACGTCCTTCGCGGTGGAGGTCGAGAGGGCCGCGCCGATCCTGGCCGCCATCCGCAGCAGGTTGTCGGCGTAGTCGTACGCCAGGGGATCGAGGACCGCCACCGCGAGGCCCTCCGCCGCGGCGACCGCCTGCAGCTGGGCGCTGGCCGACTGGGGCTGGACGAAGACCGTGTTGATGCGCTGGTCGCGGATCTCCGCCAGCACGGCCGCCAGGTGGCGCGGGCTGGGGGGGAGGCCGTCCTTCTCGATGGCCTTCTGCACGAAGCCGTAGTCGTGCGCCAGGTAGCCGAAGGCCGGATGAAACACGACCATGGTGCGGCCGGCGGCCGGCGCCAGCAGCTCCGCCACCGCGCCGTCCAGGACATCGAGTTCGGCCTGCAGCCGCGCGAGGTTCGTGGCCAGGGTGCCGGCGAGTTCCGGTCGCAGGTCACCCAGCGCCGCCGCCGCCGTCGCCGCCATCACCCGCATGCGGCGCGGGCTGAGCCAGACGTGGGGGTCGCATTCGTGCCCGTGGCCGTGGTCGTCTCCGGCCAGCAGTTCCACGCCCGCGGACAGGTCCGCCACGATCAGGTCCCGGCAGCCGTCGCGCAGACGGGGAATCAGGATGCGTTCGAGGGGCACGCCCACGGACAGGTAGAGACGCGTGGCGGACAGCTCGGCCAGACGCCGCGGCGTGGGATCGTAGGTGGCGGGGGACTCGCCGGGAGCCAGGGCGACCTCGAGCGCGAAGGCCTCTCCGGCCAGGCGTTCGACCAGCCAGGCCTGGGGCGCGATGCTGACCGTGACCTGCGGGCGCTCGCCGCCTTCGGCGCCGCCGGGCGCGCCGGCCGCCGCCATACAGAGCCACATCGTGATTCCCGACAACCGCATCGGATCCCCCCGGGTCGCGTACTTCCGCAGGACCGTGGCATGATAGGCGCAAACGACCCCATCCTGCAACCGGACGCTGACTTGCCCGTAGTGACATACCGTGCCATCCTGATCGCACGTCGACGTTCGTGTGCGCCGCCGACCTTCGATTCATATCCAGCGAAAGCGAGGATCGCCGTGAAACGCCTGTTGCCGTGGTTCGTCCTGTCGATCTTGGTCTCCGCCGCGTCGGTCGCGCCGGCCGCCACCCACCTGATGCGCTACGCCGACATCCACGGCGACCTGATCGTCTTCACCTACGAGAACGATCTCTGGCTGGTGGACGCCGCGGGCGGCGACGCCCGGCGCCTGACCTCCCATCCCGGCAACGAGCGTTTCGCCAAGTTCAGCCCGGACGGCGAGCGGATCGCCTTCACCGCCGGCTACGACGGCGGCAACGACGTCTACGTCATGGACACC from bacterium carries:
- a CDS encoding zinc ABC transporter substrate-binding protein, with translation MWLCMAAAGAPGGAEGGERPQVTVSIAPQAWLVERLAGEAFALEVALAPGESPATYDPTPRRLAELSATRLYLSVGVPLERILIPRLRDGCRDLIVADLSAGVELLAGDDHGHGHECDPHVWLSPRRMRVMAATAAAALGDLRPELAGTLATNLARLQAELDVLDGAVAELLAPAAGRTMVVFHPAFGYLAHDYGFVQKAIEKDGLPPSPRHLAAVLAEIRDQRINTVFVQPQSASAQLQAVAAAEGLAVAVLDPLAYDYADNLLRMAARIGAALSTSTAKDVSP
- a CDS encoding ATP-binding cassette domain-containing protein → MSGEPVVTLRDVDFNYGRTRVLAGVSCKVHAGDFVSIIGPNGGGKSTLLRLMLGLAAPGRGEVRLLGRA